The genomic window AAAGTTATTCGCAATTCCGCATCGTTCATTTGGAAACCCGGCTCGGTGCGATCATCAATATGTCGCTGGTCCGCGAGTTGGGCCCGGTGCTGGCCGCCACGATGCTGGCCGGACGGGTCGGTAGCGCCATGGCTGCCGAGCTAGGCACGATGCGCGTCACCGAGCAGATCGACGCCCTGTCGAGTATGGGCGCGAATCCCGTGCAGTACCTGGTCGTGCCGCGGTTCATCGGCTGCCTGTTCCTGATCCCCACGCTGACGATCATGGCCGACTTCATGGGCGTGGTCGGCGGCTGGTTCTACAGCACGCAGCTGTTGGGCATCGACAATCACCACTACTGGGAAAACGCGCAAGAATTCGTCGGCGCGTTTGACCTCTTCGGCGGCGTTTTCAAGAGCCTGTTCTTCGGCGCCGCCATCGCGCTGATCAGTTGCCATCGCGGGTTTCATTGCGATCCGGGGGCCGAAGGGGTGGGCCGCGCGGCTTATAGCGCGTTTGTCAATTCCTTCGTCGTGATCTTGATGCTCGATTTCTTCCTGGGCATCTTTCTCGACTCGGTTTACTACTTTCTCTGGCCGCAAGGGACGTCGTTGCTGTGAGCACCTCGCGACCTAAAGACCAGAAAGCAGCCGACCGCAACCTGGTCGAAGTGCACGATTTGTACGTGCAATTCGGTCGGCAGCGCGTGCTGCGCGGCATCAACCTCGACGTGCCACGCGGGCAGACGCTAGGGCTGATCGGCGAAAGCGGTTGCGGCAAGACCGTGCTCCTGAAGACCATTATCGGCCTGGTACATCCCACGCGCGGCGAAGTGCTGTTCGACGGCGTCAACCTCACCAAGGTCGGCGACCGCGAGCTGACCCGGCAGCGCATCCGTTTCGGGTTTCTGTTTCAACAGGCGGCGCTATTCGACAGCATGAACGTCGAACAGAACGTCTCCTTCCCACTGCGGCAACACACGAAAAAGACACCCGAAGAGATTCACCAGATCGTCCTCGAACGGCTTGCCGAAGTCGGGTTGCCCACGACGGCGCTGGCCAAAAAACCGGCCGAGCTGTCGGGCGGCATGCGCAAACGCGTCGGTCTGGCCCGGGCCCTGGCACTCGATCCCGAGATCATGCTCTACGACGAGCCGACCACGGGGCTCGATCCGATCATGAGCGACGTGATCAACGAATTGATCATCCGCACGCGCGAGCGCTATCCCGTGACCAGCATCGTGGTCACGCACGACATGCACACGGCGCAGAAGGTGACGGACCGCGTCGTCATGCTCTTTCCGATCGCCCGGCTTGGGTCGGACGATGCCCAGATGATCTACGACGGGTCGCCGAAAACCCTCGAGACTTGCCCTGACAAGCGCGTCTGGCAATTCGTGCATGGCGAGGCGGGCGAACGCCTCATGGAAATGCGCGAAATGGCCGCCAGCCGCAACAATAGCTAACCCACCAGACGCAAATCATGGACGAAAGAGTCGTACAGTTTCGGGTGGGCGTGATGGTGCTGGCGACGTTCATCATCGCTGGCATCCTGGTGGTGTTGTTCGGCTCGCTGCCCAACTTCACCACGCCGCGCAACACGGTCTATATCACGTTCCGCCAGGCGCTGGGCGTTTCGCGCGATACCCCCGTGCGCAAAAGCGGCATCCTCATCGGCCGCGTCACCGACGTCGAGCTGGAAGACTCGGGCGTGCTAATCACGGCGGAAATCAATTCGCACGTGAAGTTGTACACCAACGAAATCTGCCAGGTCGGCAGCTCGCTCCTGGGGGGCGACGCGGTCATCCAATTCGTCGGCTTCAACGACAAGTTGCCCCGCGAGCCGATCGAGAGTGGCAGCCGGATCGTGGGCATTTCGACCGTCGATCCCGCGCAGGCGATCAGCAATCTGGAAGGGACCCTGGCCACGGCCGTGTCGAGCGTGTCGACCACGAGTGATGAGATTGGCAAGTTGGCGCATCGCGTGTCGGACCTGTTGGAGAACAACGACGAGCAGATCGTGCGCGTGGTCAACAAGGCGGAACTGGCGCTGGACCAAATCCGCTTGATTGCCGACAACACGAACGCCGTGATCGGTGACAAGGGCGCACAGGAGAAACTCAAACAGGCACTGAACGACTTGCCGGACGTGCTGCGCGACACGCGCGAGGCGGTCAACGGCTTCAAAGTCACGCTGCAGGCAGCGGACCGCAACCTGCAAAACATGGAAGGACTGACCCGGCCGCTAGGCCAGCGCGGCCCGGAACTGGTCGATACGATCGACCGTACGATGAACAAGCTCGATCGCGTGATGACCGAGCTCGAGCAGTTCAGCACCTCGATCAACGATCCCAACGGTTCGCTGGGGCAGTTGATCAATAACCCCGAGCTGTATCAGCGCGTGAGCTCGTCGGTGCAGAACATCGAGAACCTGACGCGGCAGTTGCAGCCCGTGGTGCGCGACGCCCGGGAGTTCTCGAACAAGATCGCCCGGCATCCCGAGCTGTTGGGCGTGCGCGGCGCCCTCAGCCCGAGCACGGGCGCGAAGCAAGGGCTGTTCTCACCTTCGTCGACACTGCAACAAGAACAACCCTGGAACAGCCCGACGCCGGTCTGGTCGCCGACGCCGATGCCGCATTAGGAGATGTTGCACCACGGAGACACGGAGAAAATGCGGAAGTACGA from Pirellulales bacterium includes these protein-coding regions:
- a CDS encoding ABC transporter permease; its protein translation is MVITWVAALGDIMIFGGRTFLWLVSRMPRRETLLPNFYQIGVLSLPVVALTGTFIGMVLAVQSYSQFRIVHLETRLGAIINMSLVRELGPVLAATMLAGRVGSAMAAELGTMRVTEQIDALSSMGANPVQYLVVPRFIGCLFLIPTLTIMADFMGVVGGWFYSTQLLGIDNHHYWENAQEFVGAFDLFGGVFKSLFFGAAIALISCHRGFHCDPGAEGVGRAAYSAFVNSFVVILMLDFFLGIFLDSVYYFLWPQGTSLL
- a CDS encoding MlaD family protein gives rise to the protein MDERVVQFRVGVMVLATFIIAGILVVLFGSLPNFTTPRNTVYITFRQALGVSRDTPVRKSGILIGRVTDVELEDSGVLITAEINSHVKLYTNEICQVGSSLLGGDAVIQFVGFNDKLPREPIESGSRIVGISTVDPAQAISNLEGTLATAVSSVSTTSDEIGKLAHRVSDLLENNDEQIVRVVNKAELALDQIRLIADNTNAVIGDKGAQEKLKQALNDLPDVLRDTREAVNGFKVTLQAADRNLQNMEGLTRPLGQRGPELVDTIDRTMNKLDRVMTELEQFSTSINDPNGSLGQLINNPELYQRVSSSVQNIENLTRQLQPVVRDAREFSNKIARHPELLGVRGALSPSTGAKQGLFSPSSTLQQEQPWNSPTPVWSPTPMPH
- a CDS encoding ABC transporter ATP-binding protein, with the translated sequence MSTSRPKDQKAADRNLVEVHDLYVQFGRQRVLRGINLDVPRGQTLGLIGESGCGKTVLLKTIIGLVHPTRGEVLFDGVNLTKVGDRELTRQRIRFGFLFQQAALFDSMNVEQNVSFPLRQHTKKTPEEIHQIVLERLAEVGLPTTALAKKPAELSGGMRKRVGLARALALDPEIMLYDEPTTGLDPIMSDVINELIIRTRERYPVTSIVVTHDMHTAQKVTDRVVMLFPIARLGSDDAQMIYDGSPKTLETCPDKRVWQFVHGEAGERLMEMREMAASRNNS